DNA sequence from the Malus domestica chromosome 11, GDT2T_hap1 genome:
ACCCCGCTTTGTCGCCATTGATAAAACCATAGTGAAGTTAATTTACATCGGGGACATTGAACTTTGAAGCTGCTGCACTGTTGACAACCATGAAGGTATTCTATGTGACATAAATTAATCTATCATGTGAAATGTGTGTATTTTAAGGGTGGTTGTTGTTGTCCAGTTGTGAATAGTTGAGGGTGACGGTGGTGCTGGTGTAGGGACGGTTGTTTATGAGAAAAGGAATACTACTACCACAATGGAGCGGCAAAGATGGTGCCTGCAACACCTAGAAATAGCTTCAGGTGCCCCTTTGACTTGATAAAAATGTCCATATTTTCTTGCCAGTAACCATATGTGTATTTCCCTTACCTATTTCTTGTCGTATGGAAACTGGATTGTCACTACCTTTATGTCATTGCATCTCATAAGAAATCTGTTCAACAATCCGTAACCATTGCACACATCAGTAGAATGTTGAGGAATAGAACAATGCATTGGTTGCAGAAGTTATAATTTTGCGTTTTAGATAAGATTTAGCTCATGGTACAAAACAGCACatttttcttgtctaatttaagAGTGATGCGCAGATGCATTGCTTCTTATGGAGACAAAGGTCATGCAATGAATCCTCAAATTGATTTACCTTTCCGCCTTCCTTAAAAGCTGTTTGTAAGTAAGCCCTTTAATTTTCTCGATGTCTGACGGGGtgctttagttccaaatgcatacctcttctttcttttttttttcgaaaaagAGAAGGAATTACCCTTAAGTACCTTTGGTCTATGTGACATGCTGCATGTATTCCACTGCTGAGGATTCATTGTTCCACTGGACTGAGGTAACTGCAGTGTTTGTTGCCATCGCTTTCCACTTCAGCGGGTCTTTGATTGGTCTAGTTTGGAGTTTCTGGGATGATTGCCAAATAATAGGAAGAAAGTCAGTTCCCAAGCTTCTGATGGGTGTGCAGAACTCTTGTTATTACTTGTTATGAAATGATTCTTATGCTcggtattattttttttttaagcaagcTTCGTTCGTTAATTGGACCTTCATCCTCTACTTGTCTTGCTTCCACTCGAAGTTTGATCCAACTCTTTTATGATGAATTCTATTTTTCAGTTAGATTGGGACTACCTACCAGTAACAGGGAAAATGAAAGTGCGATTCTTCGCGCCAGCCGATAGAAGCCGCACGCATCCCTTGAGTGCAAGAAATTAGTAAGCAAGCTGCCTCCCTCTAACAAGCAagaaattactaatttttaagCTTAACTTATCTGTTTTTAGATTGTAAATCGAATGTTGTTAGATTAGAAATGAAGACTCACAAAGGCATTTCAGCTTCCCTGATCACCATCATGCGATATTTCAGCACCAGAAATGGTTTGACTTTGATAAAATGTCGAATCTCAACATAGCGCAATAATGTTGTGCCGTTGGGATCAATCTTACGATGATTTTCCAAACGAGCTCGTGTAGAAATGGTACAATATTATATAAGATtagtttattttataaaatcttATAAGATTAACCACatcattaaattattttagaaaaTCTTATAAGATTcgtataaaataaaagaaacattgAAAAGTTCAACAAAAATCGCCACGGGCTCCTCGTGTCAGGGAGAAAATCAATTAGAAAAACTTTGTGCATCACCCCTTGGTCTTCATTGTGGTAGAACTCATTTATCCATATTTTTGTAATTCTTATAATTTTGTGGAGAGATGTAGTTTAAATTAATCATTAAATCCCAAGTTACCTTCAAAATTGTAATTTTCCTTcatacttaatttttttttttttttgaacatacAATATTATTAgaataagagagagaatgtggacttacaatgggctagcaatattatagtttaaatttgcttttggcgagaattgaacgtAAGACTTCTCATTTACAAGTAAATAGGAATATCATTTGACCGTATCACTAAACAGCTCCTTTATGCttaattttagggtttgttaatttttttctctaGTTTCTGGTATTTTCTGGTGAAGTTATTTGTTAATTGCAGATTGATTGTAATTGTTGCTGTGTTAGAGTAGTGACCGTCACGATTTGGACAGGAGATATATTTATTGATGTTAAAATTGATTTAATTAATCATAGATTACAATAATTAGGCGAGGTGAGAGTTGTTGACTATCAATTAACAATAACATTCCGACAAAATAATTCTTTTGCAACAAACATTGTTGCTTGCCTCCGTACTTTTTGGTAGAATATTGGTAGTTCCTGAAAATCAATTTCAGGTTCGTCAATCATTAAATcccaatttaattttaaaatcgtAATTTTCCTTTATActtaattttagggttttaataATGAATATAAGTGCGTATAAAAAACCACTCCATATCGAGAATTTGATTATTTACATGGATAATGCTATGTAGactaaaatttgtaaactaaatgatatgaaatgtgatgattgaattataaaTAGGGTAATGTTAGATGAacttaatttatgaacttaattTATCACACCGTACCAGTAGGATCAGGCTCGACTAATCTAAGCGGCGTGGTGTTGTCTGGTTGGGCTACTCCACATATTGCTAACTAGTTTTATGATGGAACTTCAACTTTCTTATGGAATCAGAGCATGTTGGTTCACGTGTAAAGCTCAACGGTCACACATGCTTCACGTCACACAATTCTTGTTATCTACatgtttggcttgaaaatttgccacatGTGAGAGACGTGTGAAGATGTGAAGGTAAAAAAGTCACATCTTGGTGAAATGAGAAACCTTGCAatggccaattggttttattaaCTGTTTCTACATAAAACCACTGTAAACCTTGTTTTAATCTCAGTTGTCCAATTTGATCAAACTTGTCTTTAGAGAATAGCGCATCAAAGTAGCGCACAAGAGTAAGTGACCTTCTACTACAGTGGTGGAAAAGAATGTTGCTCTTGCACCACGATGTAAATTCAAACTTCGTTTGCtccctaatctaacatttaatctaacaaatctattaACTTGAGGCTTTTAGGCTAGACCGGCCATCGGATCACAATTGAGCTGCTAGGTTGGAAGTTTTTCTTTAAACCCAATAAttcattattaattaattagtatctGGTAGTGGGTGGGTGCGACCTTAATATGGAAAATTTTATTCTCAGCAAAGCACGTTAGTTCTCCATGCAACGTACAATATTTACTTTCATACGCAAAAATTATACATATTCTTAATCTCTTGAATTTCAAGACTCTTGCCTACGAAATTTTCATTTAGGTGCATTAAGTCAACTTTAATGTTAATTTTTCTGTTGAATACTGATGTAGTATACGCATTGACCCACATAATCCCCCCACTGGAACTCCACATTGGCTTTAATTAAACACGTAGATCCTTCCATTGATTGACACGTGGAATTGAGAccaagttgaaagaaaaaaaaaattgaaaaaaattaaaaaactgctCGACGGAGACTGGGCTCGACGTCGTCACGGGGATGCCATGGTTTGCGTTCACAGTGCAAAAACCACCCACCAATCATAAACTATCAGCTCAGACATGCATATTGaagcaacaaaaataaaaatccttACTTTCCTTATCTTAATCCATCAAACAAAGCAAAAGCAACACCAATTTCACAGCTTTACCAAAAAATCAGAAACCCCAACAACCTAAAATCCCCAACTCTTCAAATTTCTACATTATTGATGGCGACCCCAACCACAACACCCACATGTGGGTTTGCTCCGACTGCGACGATGAGGGCGACGGATTGTGCAGGATGACTGCAAGTCATCGATCTCGCCAGAAAACAATGAGCGCTTCAAGTGCGACTGAGGGAGGCAGAGTAATCGAGGAAGACGATGCCTCAAAATGGCGTCATTTCTATCTTCAGTTCACAAATCAACGCTGCTGGCGGTGGAGACTATGCCTGGGGTGGGACCAGCGACGTTGAAGCTCCAGTCGATTGGGAGCGGGTTGGAGGCCGTGACCGGATCCGGAGAAAGAGGGGCCGAGAGATGCAGCCTTGGGTTCGCCGGTTTGGAGTTTTCGAGTGGCGCAACAACGGCAGCCATCGATGAGATCTCCCTCATGCGAGAAAGagtgtattttttttcatcaatttttttagttcattttcaaggacaaggattgtctgcccctCCCACTTCCAGTGTCTTGTGTTAACGGTTAAaccatgtcaatattttatattattatttatttttgtcttattatctctataaaaaaaataatataaaatattgatgtggcttaaccgtgaccacacaaaacaagagggCACCTAAAACTCAAGTAAGAGGTAGGATAGAATAGAAACAAATATGTTATAGAGAATAATATAGTTTTACCAACCTTATTGTCTTTATTCAATAAATTTGGAATTTAGAATggctaaatatatgaaattcaaGAAGAACAGGGGGAATAGCTCTACCAGGGCATAAGTGAaagacaattatttttttaattaaagtgAGTAATGGGTTTTAATTTAAATGTTATTGATTTGTGATAAATAATCATTTGAAATATTATACTTAATTTTGGGATGAGATATGTTGGATGAAAAAGATCGataatgattgattttttttttaagtattgaGAAGGGTTGCAAAGCAATAGAAATAAGTGTACTACTAATCTTATTTTTTAAAGTCAGCTAGGGTAGGCCTTGGACTACTACAGTCCTTATGTGCCTCCGTCAGTGGTTTTACCATTGTTAGTTTTGGAAATCAAATCCCTATATGGCTTGTATTACTTGTAGGGCAAGTAAAACCCatgtaattaatataattaaaggTGTAAGGCTACAAGAGAAAAAAAGTAATTACAGACAGTTGAAAGCGCTTTCTCTCCTGTAGTCCCTTTCCTACCCTCACTCtctaaattttttcttaagaagTTTATTagaaagttatatatatatatatatatatatatatatatatatatatatatatatatatatatatatatttaataatgcGATAGAGTTGATGGATTAGACAAATAATTGTTAGGTGCAAAGGGGTCGGTGAAAAAGTTTgatattttgataaaaaaaaaacatttctaaTTTGAAATCCAAACTGGCAATGTCCAACACTAACTTGACCCAGTCTACGTGTAAGGTAAGCTggaaaatagaaacaaaaccaacCCCTTATTTAAAGCTTGTCGGCCAGTAATGATTTATGAATGCCAGCTATATATCTACCAGTTTACCATGGCACTGTCAAATACTAGAGTCTGGAGACACTATGGTCAACCCAGATATATCAAGTCAAGTccataatatatacatacatatatatatatatatatatatatatatatatatattaaaactaCAGTGGTTgtgaattaaataaataattgttaagaaagaaaaaagtctGCTAAAATTATATGGATGGCAATTTCCAACCCTAACTTGACCATGGCAAAGTCTACTAGCACACTTTTTCCAACTTAGCTTGTAAGCTAAGCTAGAAAATAGAATCAAAACAGTTTAGAAGCTACTTTCCAACACTTATTTCGAGCCGGTCGGCCAGTAATATTTGATGAATGCGACAGCTATATATCAACCAATCTACCGTGGCACTTTCCAACATCAGAGACAATATAGTTGACCCAATGAGTCAAGtccaaatattttaaaattcggtttgttttcaaaagccaaaatcgaaaccaaatcgttttctatgttgcggtttggtttcaaaaccgaaaccatttcaaaaccgcaaaaccaaaccgtttggtgcggttcgatttggttcgtgtttcggtttcggttttcggttctaagtgcccacccctaggcaccagggcaaacaatccttgtcccatTTTCAATCCACTTGGACAAGAGAGTGGGTCATGCTGGGTCATGCACCTACCACATCattcttcaacaaaaatatttggtaaattacattttacaccTTCAGATATAAGTATAATTTCAATCTCATTCAATATCTTTAAAATGTTTCAAACTCATACATTActtattatttcattttaatATCATACCTCTGTTAAAAAGTCTTAAGTTAAATGTTAAATGCTAACATAGCAAAAATAGGTTTCACAATATATTTGCCACGTGGATAAAAAATTCCAATTTATTTTAGAGAAGGTTAGGAACAATTGattttaaaactttaaaaaaaaaaaaaaaagcaaaaaaatctgGAACGTCACTCCCCTACCCATCTCTTCCTTCCCGTCCGACTACCACACCACTATGACTTCGGGTTTTGTGTTCATTAGTCTGTTTTTAAGCCTCTTCTTCCCTATGAATAAATAATTAGTTTCTTAATTAGGATTTCCACAACTATATATTTGACGCAGTGGGTTCACATTTCTTGTTGAATATCACACTACCACAAGCCTCGCTACAAGTATTAAACAATAGACCGGTACACCAGCACCAGCAAGCTTGAGCTTCAATATCAGTTGACCAACTTCCAACATGGATGGCTCCCTCTCCCACGATGATCACGAAGCTCATACGTCATCAGATTCCGGTAGAAGACGCGGTGGTTGGATCACCTTCCCCTTCATCactggtctctctctctctctctcccttgctCTCTCTTAGACTTACACACACATGCGAGCGTGAACTAAGTTGTAATCTTATATTATCGACTTGCTAGCAAGAGAAGATTTCCCTAATAATATTTGTTGCTATACATGTTGAGTGTGCAGGCGCTTTAGCAGGGTTGACACTTGCAGCTGGGGGATGGCTGTCAAATTTGATTGTGTATCTGATTCAAGAATTCAATGTGAAGAGCATTGATGCTGCTCAGATTTCAAACATCGTTGCCGGTTCAAGCAGTTTTTTCCCGGTCATCGGAGCAATCATAGCTGACTCTTTCTTAGGCCCGTTCTCGGTTATCTCCATTTCTTCCTGCATTTCCTTGCtggtaattataaaaaaaattctacttCTATTGCTGTTTAACTTATGTAAGACGCATGTTTGATGATATACTTGATACGTGCATGCGCACTTGATTGCATTTGGACCGTATGCTTCATATGGGATccacctttatatatatataaggtaaAAGGGCAAAAAGAAGGTCGTCAAGTTAGAAGTGATCAATACTGCAAAGAGGaacttttggtttttttattttttattttttttatgcctATGGACGAAAGTTTTAATATCCATGTTGTTAAAGTTAATGACTAGTGGATCTTAATTTTGTAAGATATAGATATATAGGTATTAGGTACTCTTTCTTGATAATATAATTAAGTTAGGAATCATAATTTCTAACTAAATTAATCATGTGGTCATAAAGAGGCGTCCCTAGGCATTGCTCTTTTGAGATCAATAAAAATGTAGAGaaaaaatgctaaggagattctTTTAAAGTGAGACTCTTCATGAACTTTCTGCATTCCTCTTTTGAGACCAACAAAAAAGATACAGGAGAAATAttaaggagactctctcaaaaTGGGATTCTTCATGGACTTTCTACCACCTCACAATGTTAATTCTCgtaccaacattataaaacattgtgcaaaaaaCATGAGATGACAGAAAGTCCATAGAGAGTCCCACTTATGAGAAAGTCTTCTTAACAAAGAAACCATTACTCCTTAGTTTCCTACTATTTCATTGGTAACATGGTTATGGATACCtagttaaattaaattaagggagactttggatgcggtccctagttatgaacaatctttgactgaaactttgttggttttcaatttttgatccaagtccctaaaattaattgataatttatttctatgtatgttactatattttttaaactaaaaattaaaattatagttgtttatattaatgagattttaaataaaaaacataatttgtgggattaaaaatattaaaatataaatatactattgtgtgtgtgtgtgtaaacatgggtacattcataaaaaataaccaaaaaattattgtatcaaaacatgggcacattcttcaaaatgggtacatttagcaaaaataaaaatgggtacaaataaataaaaaaatatgggtacaatacaaataaaactttaaaaaatatgggcacaaaaagaaattaatatatgggtacaaattaaaattgaaaggaaaattggtacaaattaaaaaagggttgcaaattaaaaatgggtacaaactaaaaataaaaatatatgataaaaaatttagccataaatataaatatactaattgtaacatttttaatattaaatgaatatatttataaataaaaaatattttattattgaaataattaatgatattattaatacaaaggaccttgatcaaaaattgaaaagtaataaggttttaatcaatagagtagtaaaaataaggatgaaaacctaattactccttaAATTAAACACCATGTATGTGATCTCATTGCTTGTTTACCTTGCAGGGCATAGTTCTTTTAGCGTTAACCGCGACGTTTAATTCGTTGAAGCCTCAAACTTGCATGAACGACGGATCAGAGTTATGCAAACCCACCTCAACAATACAGTATGCAATATTGTACACATCCATAGCTCTAGCAACTATTGGCTTGGGAGGCACACGCTATACCATGGCAACGATGGGAGCAAATCaattcaaaaaccctaaaacccaagCAAGTTTCTTCAACTGGTACTTCTTCATTCTCTACGCTGCTTCTGTTGTAAGTATTACAGTGATTGTCTACGTTGAGGACAACGTGAGTTGGAAATTAGGGTTTGGCCTTTGTGTCATTGCCAACATACTTGGATTGGTCATTTTTTTATGTGGAACCCATTTCTATCGTTTCGACAAGCCACAAGGGAGTCCATTTGTGGGTTTGGCTCGTGTTGTTGTTGCTTCAACTTGGAAGAGGAATCTTCAGCACTCTTCTGATGAAAGCAAGGATTATTACTATGGGCGAGTGACAGACATGGTCCATGCAACACCTAGCAAAAGCTTCAGGTACAAGCATTACTTTACACTTTATTGATGTTAGATTGACATTAATTTTATTCATTCACTAGAGTTTAAACTTGGATTCTTGAGAGATAGGCGTTACAACTCGTTTTTTTCTGCCTCTCTGTATGCTAATTGAATTGCACGAGAGGGGAGTACTAGGTTCGTGTgtgtatatgcatatatattatgacggcattttagtcaaaatagtctatgagatttgcataacacataactttggtccctaagattaaaaatcaataaaagtggtctttgaaattgtccaccatccattattttggtcattctgttaaaaaactctgttaagttgAGGGTATTTGTAGCCAAAATGGTAATTGacatttgcataacacataactttggttcctgagattgtccatcatccatcattttggtctttccgTTAAAAAGCTCAGGGACCACTTAATGTAGTTTTTTaatagaatgaccaaaataatggatggtggacaatctcatggaCAATTTCTaatgattttcaatctcagataTCAAAGTTATATGTTATGTAAATCTCaatgatcattttggctaaaaaacctaTTATGACTAATTCTTTGACCCTTTAAACTACTTTTTGGGGTCTTGTAATTTTGTATAatccatttatttttttatttgttgagcATCTCCAAGAGT
Encoded proteins:
- the LOC114819518 gene encoding protein NRT1/ PTR FAMILY 2.6-like, whose protein sequence is MDGSLSHDDHEAHTSSDSGRRRGGWITFPFITGALAGLTLAAGGWLSNLIVYLIQEFNVKSIDAAQISNIVAGSSSFFPVIGAIIADSFLGPFSVISISSCISLLGIVLLALTATFNSLKPQTCMNDGSELCKPTSTIQYAILYTSIALATIGLGGTRYTMATMGANQFKNPKTQASFFNWYFFILYAASVVSITVIVYVEDNVSWKLGFGLCVIANILGLVIFLCGTHFYRFDKPQGSPFVGLARVVVASTWKRNLQHSSDESKDYYYGRVTDMVHATPSKSFRFLNRAAQKTEGDIKSDGSIAKPWRLCTVQQVEDFKTLMRILPLWSSSIFLGTPIAVHSSLTILQALTMDRHIGPHFKIPAGSILVIVLISTAISLTLIDRFLCPAWQKMTGRFPTSLQRIGLGHVLNVLSMAVSALVESRRLTAVKSHHLQDQPGAIVPMLALWLFPQLVLVGIGEAFHFPGQVALYYQEFPVSLRSTSTAMIALIVGISFYLGTGVIDLVRKVTRWLPDNINSGKLDNVYWMLVVVGVLNFGYYLVCAKLYKYQNVKGANENPGPEGDN